A genome region from bacterium includes the following:
- a CDS encoding DUF116 domain-containing protein: MDNTKTSDNIVETPVQGKTFSLYGDTPDTRNYYSDVNKIIGLCLAKCPDRKKLISLLECASGKKQLKTNDPGSLVNFIVRITHEKLSKYTKMTCTHLKELPFHKRLTDKTLATSEEQYHLFMLEIALINMEFKESFKKAEEKLAFLPHCLRDLSANCRSQVEGLDNVCKSCSKICMINRVSRLLKKYNVKPYIWMNANIKSVFKKMEKEKRSLGVLGIACIPELISGMRLCMRRNIPVVGIPLNANRCARWIGAFHQTFVNMEELEKLL; the protein is encoded by the coding sequence ATGGATAATACAAAAACAAGCGATAACATCGTTGAGACCCCTGTCCAGGGCAAAACCTTTTCTTTATACGGAGACACGCCTGACACAAGAAATTATTACAGTGATGTTAATAAAATAATCGGCCTCTGCCTTGCGAAATGCCCTGACAGAAAAAAACTGATAAGCCTATTGGAATGTGCGAGCGGTAAAAAACAATTAAAAACAAATGACCCGGGTTCGCTGGTTAATTTCATCGTCCGCATCACGCATGAAAAACTTTCAAAATACACAAAAATGACATGCACGCATCTTAAAGAACTGCCTTTTCACAAAAGATTGACGGACAAAACACTTGCCACTTCCGAAGAACAATACCATTTATTTATGCTTGAAATCGCGCTTATAAACATGGAATTCAAGGAAAGTTTCAAAAAGGCGGAAGAAAAACTCGCCTTTTTGCCCCATTGCCTCCGCGATTTAAGTGCGAACTGCCGCTCACAGGTGGAAGGCCTTGACAATGTATGCAAATCCTGTTCTAAAATCTGCATGATTAACCGCGTAAGCAGATTGCTGAAGAAATATAATGTCAAGCCGTATATCTGGATGAACGCGAACATCAAATCCGTTTTTAAAAAAATGGAAAAAGAAAAAAGGAGCCTCGGCGTCCTCGGCATCGCATGCATCCCGGAACTCATCAGCGGCATGAGGCTGTGCATGCGCCGGAACATCCCCGTTGTGGGAATTCCTTTAAACGCGAACAGGTGCGCGAGATGGATCGGCGCATTTCACCAGACCTTTGTGAACATGGAGGAATTGGAAAAACTTCTTTAA